In Nocardioides sp. JS614, the sequence GTCACCTCCGCACCGACCCGCAGGAGGCAACGCTCGAGATCGCGCGCGAGTTCCGCCGCGCTGGCGTTCGCAGCCGGCGGCAGCGCACGGACCACGAGCACAGCAGAGCCCGGGAGCGACGAGACGTGCTCCCGGGCGAGGTGTCGGAGCCGGCGTTTCACCTGGTTGCGGATGACGGCGTTCCCCACCGCTCTGCTCACGACGAAGCCGACACGCGCCGGCTGCGAGGCAACTGGCTCACCGACCAGGAGGTGCACCACCAGGGTCT encodes:
- the rnpA gene encoding ribonuclease P protein component, which produces MLSAAHRLRDGATFREAIRRGRRAGRQTLVVHLLVGEPVASQPARVGFVVSRAVGNAVIRNQVKRRLRHLAREHVSSLPGSAVLVVRALPPAANASAAELARDLERCLLRVGAEVTG